In Plasmodium cynomolgi strain B DNA, scaffold: 0033, whole genome shotgun sequence, the following proteins share a genomic window:
- a CDS encoding hypothetical protein (putative), producing the protein MDDKLKNSNGNDDLCNGICCKFCCCNDKVLSDIYKEPCKNICKILIKLSTIMSNENNIRDRCSYYNYWAFEQLWKISDTNSVSNSNVKNSLTDCDKAILQKVIQNINRRDDVKNEPCYFYFDGTFSEWKKEKYMHDYFKNYGHLIEKDTVKPEDKKYCEHISAIAPLYIDYLSECCTYFFFGYHWDHCPNFFKCDKNLNPYKLLKEFNCNSESIPENSDSLVQSLTIDRHVILRSRKRGGRGLTCDPFYMTILLAFIVLGIFYVFFFLYKFTPLGSMVNRKERKKQEMNRHFQEQDNHKPPPKKSPQDQESTSKKRIKIAYHPT; encoded by the exons ATGGATGATAAATTAAAGAACAGCAATGGCAATGATGATTTATGTAATGGTATATGCtgtaaattttgttgttgtAATGACAAAG TACTAtctgatatatataaagaaccttgtaaaaatatatgcaagatattaataaaattatctacTATTATGagtaatgaaaataatatacgtGATCGTTGTTCCTATTATAATTATTGGGCATTTGAGCAATTATGGAAAATTTCTGATACAAACTCTGTTTCCAATtctaacgtaaaaaatagtCTTACAGATTGTGATAAAGCTATACTACAGAAAGTAATTCAGAACATAAACCGCAGAGATGATGTAAAGAATGAACCttgttacttttattttgatgGCACTTTCAGtgaatggaaaaaggagaaatatatgcatgattattttaaaaactatgGTCATCTTATAGAAAAAGATACGGTTAAACCCGAAGATAAGAAATACTGTGAACATATTTCTGCGATTGCTCCACTGTATATAGATTATTTAAGTGAATGCTGcacgtattttttctttggttATCATTGGGATCattgtccaaatttttttaaatgtgataaaaatttaaatccTTATAAATTGCTTAAGGAATTTAATTGCAATAGTGAGTCGATACCTGAAAATTCAGATAGTTTAGTACAATCATTAACAATTGATCGGCATGTCATACTTAGAAGTCGAaagagaggaggaagaggattAACATGTGATCCTTTTTACATGACTATATTGCTTGCTTTCATAGTTTTGGGAATATTCTACgtgttctttttcctttacaaa tttactcctttaggATCAATGGTTAACAGGAAGGAACGTAAGAAACAGGAAATGAATCGTCATTTTCAGGAACAGGATAACCATAAACCGCCACCTAAAAAGTCGCCACAAGATCAAGAGAGTACAtcaaagaaaagaataaaaatagctTATCATCCTACGTGA